The genome window GCATCCACAGCTATCTTTTCATCATTCAATCCGCTCATAACGATAATTGGTATCTGGCCGGCATGTTCTCTGATACTCTTGAAGGTATCCAGGCCGCTGCTGTCAGGAAGGGTTAAATCCAAAAGGATAATATCAACAGCTTTTTTATTAAGTGCAGCTGTAGCTGCATGAATACTTTTCTCCCACTCAAGATGATACCTGGATAAGATTGACCCTTTCCCCTCCTGATCCACAAACATTTCATGAATGAGGCGGGCATCACCTTTATTGTCTTCTACAAGAAGAATGCTTATATCTTTTACTTGATTTTCAGACACTTTACTACCCTCTTTTTTCAAGTTATAAATAACTGGTTCCATTCAGGTTTATCTGTTTTAGAGAGCGTTTCCTGTACGTTCTTTCTTAATTCATGTATGTCAACAGGTTTTCTAATATATGGCATTATTGTCTGCCCTCCGGTGACTTCCATTAGAATATTCCTGTCAAGATGAAAACCGCTTATTATTATTAAAGGTATATGCCTGCTGTTAAATTGATTTTTTACCTTTTCAATAAATTCATATCCGTCAATTCCCGGCATCATTAAATCCAGAATTATTAAATCGGGTTTTTCATCTTCCAAAATCCTTAAAGCATCTTCCCCGTCTGTTTTGCCAATTACACGGTACTTATCTCTCTCAAGTACATCTTTAACAAGCATCACAGTATTAAGGTCATCATCTATGATCATTACTGAAGGGACAGGCTCTTTTGTTATTGAAAAATTTATAGAAGTATTGTTATTTCTGTTCCTGCTCAGCCATATTCTTCCCTTATGGCTCAATATACTTGCTCTTGCAATGACCATGCTTAAAATCTCTTCATTTGACATCTCTCCCATAGAAGCCTGCCCGTTTATAAAGACCCTGTTAAATGCACCTCTTGAGAAATCGTGGAATTTTCCTGCAATTGTAAATATTATATCTGATTCAGTATCAACAACGTTAACCAATAACTTATCATTCTGATCAGAATAATAAACACAGAAGCCCAATATTTCAATAATTGCATTCTTTATTTTATCAGAATCCGCATAAACAAATATCTCATCATCAGAGAATGACTTATCAACAGAAAGATTCTTCTCTTTTAAAAAACCATTGGAAGCATCAAGAGACTGCATCACAACTTGGTTCATATTGAAAACGCTTCGCTTTAAACTAAAATATCCTGCTGCTATTGCTGAAAAATCCGCAAGTTTCTCAATAGGCATTATTATTTTTTCAAAGGATTCTCTAATCTCCAATAATTTTTTAATATTCCCGGGTGAGAGTGACTTTTCAGAATCAACAACAAATTTATCAACCTTTTCCCGCATAGTCAGCATATTAATCTTTACGTTCCGGTTTAAAATACCAGGTATTGCATCCCTTAAGGCCTTAACATATTGGTCACTTTTTCTTTTTTTATAATGTTTTGCCGCCTCTTTTTCTTTTTTCATTACAATTATTGATATCATGCTGCTTGACAAAATAATTACAAACACACCGAGAAGCCTTATCCATATTGTAATCGAATCTCCTGGCAGCAGATATTTGAAGAAATATTTACTGCCGGATAAAAATTCATCTCTCAAAGTATCGAGAAGCCAGTACAACATACTGAAAAACACACCTGTCAGCATGATTTGAGTATAAATTTTTTTCTTTTTCATATTGTACATATCCCGATTTTTATGATAACATTGTTTCTACGGTATTCAACAGATCATCTTTTTCATAAGGTTTTCTGATTATCCTTTTCACTCCGTATTTATCTGCAGTTTTCTTAATAGAATCGTCTATTATTCTCCCTGTCAAAATAATTACTGGTATTGTAGATGTCATAGGAATTTTACTGATACGATCCAAAAGCGAAAAACCGCCGCCTGCAGGCATCATAAGATCTAATATTATCAGATCCGGATTTGATCTTATTGCAGATTGAGTACCTCCGTATGCATCAGTTGAAATACTGACATCATATCCTGCAGACTGCAGCCTCACTGCAATCATTTTTGCATATTGGATCTCATCCTCAACAACGAGAATTTTCTTTTTATTTTCCACTCACGCTTCCTTGCTGACAACAGGGGAATTAACTATTTGGTTTTCCATACCTTTTACATTATATACAGGTATAGTGAAAAATATATCCGTACCTTTTCCTAAAACAGATTCCGCCCAAATTTTTCCGCCATGCCGCTCAACAATCCTTTTACAGAGCGCTAAGCCTAATCCTGCACTTTTTTGATTATTCCTATTCCCCAGGCTTTCGAATAATCCAAAAATCTTTTCTGAATCTTTCATGTCAAATCCGATACCATTATCAGAAAATCTAAACTTCCATAATTTCGAATTTCTTTCTGCATGAATATTTATTACACATGTTTCATTCCTTCTGAATTTAATGCTGTTTGAAACAAGATTTTGAAAAAGATGCCCTAACTGCACATTATCGCCTAAAATTACCGGCAGTTCATCTTTAATAATTACAGCACCGCTCTCCTCAATTAAAAATCTTAAATCCGAAAGAACTTTTTCAAGAACCATGTTTGTATCCACAGCCCTGAATTTTCGGCCGTGTGTATTTACCCTTGCAAAATCAAGAAGCCCTTCAATCATTTCCTGCATCCTCTTTGCACCCTGTACAGCAAAATCAATAAAACTTCTTCCGTCTTCATCAATAGAATCTTTATACCTCTTTTCAAGAAGTGTTAGAAACTCTGACACCATTCTGAGAGGCTCTCTTAAATCGTGGGATGCAAAATACGCGAATTGTTCAAGATCATTATTGGAACGATATAGCTCTTTATTTAATTCCGCCAATTTCTCCTCTGCCTGTTTCCGCGGAGTAATATCTTTTATTACACCTCTATAACCTTCAAAAGTGCCGCCTTCCGAGACTATTGGGATTCCTGTTAATGAGATGCATACCTTCAGCCCATTCTTATTTTCGGTCCACCATTCAAGCTCATTAATTATTTTTTGTTTTACCGATAGTTCATTAAATTCTGTTTCACCCTCTCCACCCAGAAACTTTGATAAATTTTTATTTATAATTTCATGCGGTTCAAAACCTAAAATAGATTCTATTTTCTCTGAGCTGTATATACAAATTCCCTTTTTGTCCGTCTCCCATATCCAGCCTGCCATACTTAAAACAATATCTCTGAACCTTTCCCCGCTTTCCCGCAGAGCCTCGTCAAGTATCTGCCTCTCTGAAATCTCAAGTTTCAAAGCATCATTCTCAAGAACCAGCCTTTTGTTCTCATCTTCCAGCTTCTTCTCTGCTGTGCCGACAAGGACATCGATTTTTTCAGTTCTTTTCCTCATAAAACGGCAGCCTTACTGTTTTAAACCAAAATCTGTCAATAGTATCAATAATTTTGAAATATTCTTCCACATCTACAGGTTTCACAATAAAACAATTTGCATGAAGATCGTAAACCATATTCACACTTGCACGAGAATCGTCTGTTGACATAATAATTACAGGAATCAAACGAAGAGTTCTGTTATTTTTTATTATTTCCAATATTTCCCAGCCGTTCTTCCCTGGCAGGTTTAAATCCAGAAATATTAAATCGGGAGAAAGTTCAGGATTTTCAGCTACTCTTTTTAAAAGATACTCAATTGCCTCATTTCCGTTACTCTGTACAGTAATTTCATAATTCCGGTATCTGCCGAATGCTTCTTTTGCCAGCCAGATATCTCCCTCGTTATCCTCAACAAGAAGAATGTTGTATTTATTATTACTCATCTTCCGTTTCATACTCTTTTTTAGGTAGCGTAAAAATAAATTCAGATCCTGTGTTATTTCGTGATTCCGCTTTTATTGTCCCTTTGTGATGTTCAATTATTTTTTTACACATAGCAAGCCCGATTCCCGTTCCCTGAACAGAATCATCCTTATCAAGCCTTTCAAAAATATTAAACATTCTTTGTGAATCCTTCACCTTAAACCCGGGGCCGTTATCTGTAACACAGAACTCAAAGAAGTGATCTGTTTCCCTTACAGAGATATCTATTTCAGGCCTCTCTTTATCACAAAATTTAATTGAATTTGTAATTAAATTCTGAAAGACCTGGCCCAGCTGAATTGGATCGCCTGTAATGACAGGTAAATTCTTTTTTGTGATTTTTGTATCTGTCTCATCAATATAAAACATCAAATCAGCCTGCACTTTTTTCAGAACATCATTTAAGTCAACATTTGAAAATTTCGTTTTCCTTGTTGTCAATCTTGAGAAATCAAGCAGGTCTTCAATCATAGCCTGCATCCTAACAGCGCCATTGGAGGCAAAATTTATAAAACTGTCGGCATCCTCACCAAGCCGGCCCTTGTATCTTTCCGAAAGAAGCCTCAAAAACTCTGTGACCATTCTGAGCGGTTCCCTTAAATCATGGCTCGCAACATAGGCGAATTGTTCAAGTTCGCTATTAGACCTCTCAAGTTTTCGATTTAAATCTCTTAACTTGTCTTCTGCAATTTTTCTCTCGGAAATGTCCCTGCTTATGCCCAGAATGCCTTCAGGTAAATTTGAATTATTTCTAATAAGGGATATTTTTGTTTCAGTCCATATATCTTTATTCTCTATTGTCCTGAACGGAAGTTCGATCATTATAGACGAAAATTTATTATTTTCTGCTGTAATTTCCGTTAATTTTCCCAATTCTTTTTCCAGGACAACCTTTGCCTCGTCAGCCATAATATCCAGCCAGGGTTTATTAATTATTTCATCGCTTTCATATCCCAGAAGATTTTTCACAGAAGGGCTTGCAAACGTAATTTCAAGGTCGTAATTAACTATCCATACAAAATCACTCATATTCTCAGCAAGAAGCCTGTATCTGCTCTCACTTCTTTCAAGTGCCTCCTCAGCTTCACGCCTTCTTGTTACATCAGTAACTATCAGCATTACAGAAGATACAGCATCTTCTTCAAAAACAGGGCCGAACCTTACCTCATACCAGGCCTGTGCATTCGGATTTCCACTGCCTCTGCAAATAATACTATCAGGCCTGCCGGATTCAAAAACCCTGGTTATGTGCTCGTTAAATATCTCCGTATATTCTGTATCTGTAAATGCTTCAAACTTTTGCCCTATAACTTCTTCTTTTAAAAATCCGGGGAGTTTTCTGTTTACATAAGTAATTTTCCCTCTTTTATTGATATTCATAATAAAATCGGGAGAATTGCGCAATAGAACTTCGAATCCTTCGGCCTCAGGAAAATTGTTGCTTCTTTCAGTCAATGTACCCATATAAGGCATTTCCATTTTCAGAATAACTCCTGTAAATCATGCACTATAGACCATGCATTTTTCTGAACTTCCGCAGAAATTTTATGTTCATCAAAAATAATAATCAAATTTTGAAATTTCCCGTTTTTCGAATACAGAAAATATTTTTTTTGTATTATTTTTTTAATTATTCCATTTATCGTTTTAAGATAAAGCCTCTGTATAGCAGGCCCTCTTTCAGTAATGATCCTGCTGCTGAAATTTATTCTTCTCCGGACACAATCAGAATCTCCATATGTTTTATAAATCAAATCAACATTTGATCCTATGGTTTCTGTTTCAGGCCATTCTGTTATACCTGCCGCTCTATTATTAATCATATTTATTTCACCTGCATCATCAACTAAAATTACCCCCGCGGACAATCTTCCTATCATACTGACAAGTTTCATATAGGCCATGCCCATCTTCTGCTCGAATTCAGCTTTATCCAAAGCGCATTTAATCGTTAAATTCAGCTCTCTTGAGTTAAATGGTTTTTGTATATAGCCGTAAGGATTTGTCGCCATGGCCCTGCCGTATGTATTCTCATCAGTATTGGCTGTTAGAAAAATTATCGGTATATTGAACTCCTTTCTAATTTTCTGAGAAGTCTCAATACCATCCATATTGCCCTTTAATTTAATATCCATCAAAATAACATCAGGAGTATGGTGATAAAGCTTTTCAATAGCATCAATGCCTTCATCAACAGACCCGATAATTCCATACCCCATTTGTTTTAAATGTTCCTGCAATTCAAGAGACACAATCCATTCATCTTCAACAATGAGTACAGATGGTTTCTGAACAGTCTTCAATTCCGCCGTATTCATAAATCTCCCTGGAAGCAATGATATTTTTCAATTTATATCAGGGCAAAGTTCTTGCCATGAAGCCTATTTTTCAGATTTAAATTGGGCATGAAAATAAAGGAGTTACACGTAGAAATGCAATTTATTTAAAGTGAAATAATAAAAGGCAGGGAATTTCTACCCTGCCTTAAGTAATTTTTTCTTACCGGGGAAATATTCTATGTTTAATTATTTATTTAGATTTTCATTTAACTTATCAGCAACAGTTTTAACAGCAGACATTATGTGTTCTGTTTTTGATGCAGTATTAATGATAACTAAGTACTGTTTATTTAAAAATGAATATATTTTAATCTCACTACTGTCTTTGATATTGTACTCCGGGTTATCAATCAGGATAGAATCAGACAACATTTCGGCAATGCTGTCGTTTCCTGATTTATAAATAGTAACTGTAAATGATGAATCAATATTACTGCCCCAACAATAGACAGCCTTTCCCATTTTATCAATTTTTGCGCTCAATCTCTGTTCTATCTCGCCCGCTCTGCCTGCAGCAATCTCTGAATGTTTATATTCCACAGGCATATTGTCCCATGACCATCCCTTTTCAAATCCAGGTCCGGGAAAAAGCGTCCTTAAATCATTTTTATCACCCTTATCACAAAAAAGAGAAACTGAAGCTAATGCAATTATTACAAATAAAATCCGGTTCCTTGTCATTTTTACTCCCTTATTAACTAATACTAATTCTCATTCTTTCCTTTCACAGCAACTATTATGGAAGAAAACCTTTTTAACCATTTATGCCTTACTTTAGCATCCTCATTTGAACGCGGTTTAACCTTGCTCCAGCTGTATGCCTGGCTTTCCAGAATTGAAGCCCATTCTCTTGCCTGTTTTATCAGCTTATCTGCACTTTGCTTATCTTTTTTATCTTTATCCCACTCTGCCTCGACAATTCTTGAAAAAACAATTGAGTATGTTTTAATGCTCCTGCAAGCTTCCCATGCAAAATGATCTGTAGGAGGGAATGTGTGGTTACTCAAAGAATCATTGATTTTGTGTAAAATGTCCAAAGACTTTGTATAATCTTTATCCAGCCAGCATTCTGCAGCTTTATTAATAATAGTCTCTGTTTTCGTCAAATACTGCTCAATGCTGACCTGTCCGAAAATAGGGCCTGCAAACACATTAAAAACAAACAAAAAACAAATACAGAGTCGTATCCAATGTTTTATTTTAAAATCTAACATAGACTACAATCTTAATCCTGTTTGAAAATTTCTATCCCTCATCCCTGAAAATCACCTCAACGTTTTTAACATCCCACAGAGGTTCTATTCTCTCTATTATCTCATTTCTTATATTATTTGCAAACTGATGTTCAGGGGCTAAATTTACCCATACAGAAACATTTCCCTCATCAATCTTTACATCTGATACAAGTTTTGTTTTTACAATATCAACACCAACAATGGGATTTATCACTCTTGACAATCTTTTGGAAACTACCTTCTCATCAGTCGGTATTTTGTTTTTAATCAGGCCATGCTGATGTTCATAGTTTTCAATTGCAGTATGCAGCGCATCAACTGCAAGTACAGCGCAGTGAACCTTAACAGGAGGCAGCCCTCCAAGGGCTTTATCCGCTTCTTTCCAGTTGATCTTCTTTGCATCACCAATGGATTTTCCTAATGCAAGGTCTGTAATAATTGATCCTGTAGCAATATTTGAAGCGCATCCGTATGACTCAAACTTTACGTTACTGATTCTTTTTGTTTCTTCATCAATCTTGAGATAAAGTTTTACCATATCTCCGCATGCAGGGCTTCCCTCTGTTGCCTTTGCGTCAGCATCCTCTATTTTACCTACATTATGCGGATGCCTGAAATGATCTAAAACTATATCAGAATACGGCATTGACATATCTATTCTCCGTTAAATATTTATTTATGACATAGGGCTTATTTTTCTTAATGTATCAACAATCTCTCTGGAAGCATCTACTGCTTTATCAATTTCTTTAATATTGTTAAATTTACTTAATGTAAATCTTATTGAGCCGTGGGCTCTCTCATGGCTGAACCCCATTGCCATCATTACATAACTAGGCTCAAGCGAACGTGAAAAGCATGCAGAGCCGGTTATTACTGCTATTCCCCTCATATCAAAGTGCAGGACGACTGATTCTCCTTCTATTTTATTAAAGGAAACATTAACATTTCCGGGAAGACGTCTGCTTAAATCCGCAGGCCCGTTCAGAACAACTCCTTCGATTTCTGAAGTTAATCTGCTAACAAGTCTTTTCTGCATACTCCTTATCTTACTGATATCTTCGGTATTTGCAAGTTCAACTGCTTTTGCAAAGCCCACAGCACCCGCAACATTTTCTGTCCCAGGCCTTATATCGAATTCATTGTATCCGCCATGAAAAATTTTCTTTAGATTAGTTCCCTTCCTCACAAAAAGAGCGCCTATTCCCTTAGGCCCGTGAATTTTATGTGCAGATAGAGATAAAAAATCAGCAGGAATTTTTTTAAGGTCAATATTAATATTAGTAAAAGTCAAAACTACATCCGAATGAAAAAGCACTCCGTTTTCTTTACAGATCTCTGCAATTTTATCAATATCCTGCAATGTACCGGATTCCTGATTTCCATGCTGAATCGACACAAGAAGAGTTCTTTCATTAATTGAATCTTTAAGCTGGCCCATATCAACAAATCCCTGGTTATCAACTTTAAGATATGTTACAGAATAGCCCTGCTCTTCAAGCCATCTGCAGGAATGAATAACGCTGTTGTGTTCTATCTCTGAACAAATTATATGATTTTTATTCTCATCTGCACCGTACACTACTCCTTTTACTGCAAGATTGTTTGATTCTGTCCCGCCTGAAGTAAAAATAATCTCCTCCGGCAAAACATTCAACTTACCTGCAATTATATCTCTTGATCTGTCAAGAGCATCTCTTGATCTGATTCCCGGTGTATGGCTGAACTGAGAAGATGCTACTGCATAATTCTCTGTAAAATACGGAATCATCGCTTCAACAACAGCAGGGTCCGTTTTTGTTGTAGAAGCATTATCAAAATAGATTAAATTATCTTCCATTATTTCTCCACAAAAAAAGGGTTATACCGATATTCACTTTCCTCAGCAGAACCCTTTGGCAAATTTTGTCGGGGTGGTGAGATTTGAACTCACGGCTTCCTGCTCCCAAAGCAGGCGCGCTGACCGAGCTGCGCTACACCCCGTAATACTCTTATCAAACGGATATAAAGATACGCTATTTTTACTTTTTATACAACACTTTTTTTCTCTTTTTATCCGTTTCACCCTGTTCTTTCCTCCTGATACTCAGGGCATCAAAAAAATTTTCCTTATTTCTTCTGCAGCCTTTCTAAATGCTTTTCCTCTGTGGCTTATTCTGTTTTTCTCTTCCTTTGTCATTTCAGCAAAAGTTTTCCCCTCTTCTTTTACAAAAAAAACAGGATCGTATCCAAAACCCCGGGAACCTGTAATCTTGTCAAGAATCAGGCCTTCACACACTCCTTCCACGGAAAATTCCACATCTTTATAAACAAATGCTGCAACACAGCGGAATCTTGCGCTTCGTTTTTCACTGCTTACACCGTTTAAAAGTTCAATAAGTTTTTTATTGTTATCAGCATAAGTTGCATTTTCTCCGGCAAAACGTGCCGAATAAACACCAGGCGCCCCGTCAAGGAAATCAACTTCCAGCCCTGTATCATCTGCAATAGACGGCAGCCCTGTTTCTTTAAAAGCTGCATGTGCTTTTATTAAAGCATTTTCTTCAAGAGTACTGCCGGTCTCTTCAATATCTATATTGGAAATATCTCCCAAAGAAACAAGGGAGATATTCGAATTATCAAGTATTGCCTGCAGTTCTTTAATCTTGTCTTTATTATTAGTTGCAAGGAGTAATTTTGTTAATTCCACCTGAATTTAACCCAGTATCTCTTTTTCATTACACTTACAGACACCAACCATCTTCTGGTTGAATCTCCATGCAGCACTTTTATCAGATTTTTCAGAAGTTATCAATTTCACATACGATATAGCTTCCCCGCATACAGGGCAGTGTTTTGAAAAATCACTTGTAGCTTTGTTCATTTTGTCAGCAAATGATGCCATTTTTCCTCCGTTACTAATTATTATTCGGTATTCATTGAATTATCATTAAAAATTATCGGCCCCTGTTTCAATTCACGTATCTGCTCTACAAGCTGTATACGCTCAAGTTCCGTTGTAAACTGCCCTGTAAGAAGAGTCAATATGTCTCTGCCTTTTTCACCGTATTGGTTTGGTGTAGAACTTTCAAAAGAGACACTTCCCCAGACATTCTCCCCTCTTCCGAGAGGTACTGCAAGAAAAGACCGCATTTTATGGTTATGATCCTCATCTTTTGAAAATCTGGGCCTTACATAGTCGCCTTCTTCCATATCTCCAATTAAAAGCGGTGTTTTTCTTCTTATAACAAGCCCGGTAAGGCCGTCATCAAGATTAAAGCGCCTTCCTTTATCGAGAGAATCTACTTCACCGAAAACACTCTGGATTACTCCCATATTACCGTCAACCGTACAAAGTGTAAATCTGTCAAAAGGAAACAACTTTTGTGTATACTGCACAAATATGTTAACCGCATTATCAAGATCTTCCGCATTTAAAAGTTCCCGTTCCATATTAAGATGCACGGCATATACTTCCTGATCTGTTTCCCATTGAAGTCCTCTGTGGCATACTGCCATAACCTGTGTTATAACATTTCCACAGCGTTCTACAATTTTAAAGTCTTCTTCGCCAAAACTCTCAGCCGTATCACTTCCAAGGGCAAGTACACCTATGATTTCATCAGACCATTTTAAAGGTATACCGACAAAAGACCTCATCTCAAAATCAGGAAACCCGTCCAGTTCTGTTCCAATGGGGAGATTGCTTTCCATTAAAGGCTCTTTGCTTTTTGAGATTAAATCAACAAGCCCTTCTCTCGAAGCAATTGCAGAATTCCTGATTATTTCACCGCCTGCAAGCCCTGCAAGCATCTCAAAAATTTCCGGTTCTGTTTTTAAATATATCGCAGCATAATTTGCAACAACTGATTCTCTTACAATAAACAATATTTCTTCATAGGATTTTTTAAATGCTTCGGCAAAACCAGACCAGGATTCACTTTGTAAAACGCCTCCCGGAATATTGACATCTGCACTATCATCAAAATCAGGTACTGACCTTAATTTAGCTGGCCCTGATTGAATTTTAACATAAAACAAAAGAAAATACAATACTCCGAAAACGCCGATAAAAAGCAACACTTTCAGAATCTGCATTAAAACATCTCTTCCGGAAACCGGAACAAAAAAACCAAAAATAAGTGCAATTACGACACTTATAAATAATATCAGCCTTTGTTGTTTATTTTCAATAACTTTCACAGTTTATTATTTCTCATAAAAATTAATACTATGCAACGTAGTTAAGTTAATAAAAATATTAGCAAAGTCAATAAAAAATCAAATTACATAAAGGAATTTTTCTTGACAAATTATTAAGATATGATTACATTAGAATATATTATTATAGATTTATTTCACCTTTGCAAAATGCCCGGAGTTTTTAATTTTGAAAATATTTCAGAAAATATTTTTCATACTGTTGATTTCAATTCCATCAAGCCCTGCTCTTTATGCTTTTCAAATAAATCACCTGAATAAAACCATATTAAACCGGAATACAGCATTCACCAATAAAAACAACCAATTTTACCAAAACAGCTTTATAAAACGAAATAACAATTACAAATATGAATTCGGATTTTCCGCACATCTTTTCTACCCGAAAGTAAAACTGGAAAAACTTTTTGAAACATCTTTTGGGCTTGGAATATCAGCATCGTACCGGATTTATCCCAAATGGAATGCCGGTATTTCCCTATCCTTCACCCCCCTTGTCCCGATATCCGAATTTAATAAATCGAATTTATTGAAATCCGCTTACATTTTCAATACATCTATTCTGCTAAAATACATGATAGCTCAGGAAATTTTTCTTAATACAAAAGCCGGATTCCTTTACTATTCGGTAACAACCAACTCTTTCAATACAGATGATACAGAAAGCAGCGGTACTCTTCCCGATAAAATTAAAACCGGAACATGGTGCCCTGTAATTTCTTTAGGCCCTTCTTTTCTCTTCACATGGATTAAGAATGTAAATTTTATGCTTGACTTAAGTTATAATACTTTCTTTTTTGATGCATCATACAGATATTATTTTCTCGCCAAAATAACAATTTCTTTTGTTAAATGACCACTTGTGACAGAAGCAGTTATCCTAAACTGTACAGCTCACTCGATAAATCTCTCATCATCTTTTGTTGTTGAA of bacterium contains these proteins:
- a CDS encoding response regulator; this encodes MKKKKIYTQIMLTGVFFSMLYWLLDTLRDEFLSGSKYFFKYLLPGDSITIWIRLLGVFVIILSSSMISIIVMKKEKEAAKHYKKRKSDQYVKALRDAIPGILNRNVKINMLTMREKVDKFVVDSEKSLSPGNIKKLLEIRESFEKIIMPIEKLADFSAIAAGYFSLKRSVFNMNQVVMQSLDASNGFLKEKNLSVDKSFSDDEIFVYADSDKIKNAIIEILGFCVYYSDQNDKLLVNVVDTESDIIFTIAGKFHDFSRGAFNRVFINGQASMGEMSNEEILSMVIARASILSHKGRIWLSRNRNNNTSINFSITKEPVPSVMIIDDDLNTVMLVKDVLERDKYRVIGKTDGEDALRILEDEKPDLIILDLMMPGIDGYEFIEKVKNQFNSRHIPLIIISGFHLDRNILMEVTGGQTIMPYIRKPVDIHELRKNVQETLSKTDKPEWNQLFIT
- a CDS encoding response regulator, which produces MENKKKILVVEDEIQYAKMIAVRLQSAGYDVSISTDAYGGTQSAIRSNPDLIILDLMMPAGGGFSLLDRISKIPMTSTIPVIILTGRIIDDSIKKTADKYGVKRIIRKPYEKDDLLNTVETMLS
- a CDS encoding PAS domain S-box protein, which translates into the protein MRKRTEKIDVLVGTAEKKLEDENKRLVLENDALKLEISERQILDEALRESGERFRDIVLSMAGWIWETDKKGICIYSSEKIESILGFEPHEIINKNLSKFLGGEGETEFNELSVKQKIINELEWWTENKNGLKVCISLTGIPIVSEGGTFEGYRGVIKDITPRKQAEEKLAELNKELYRSNNDLEQFAYFASHDLREPLRMVSEFLTLLEKRYKDSIDEDGRSFIDFAVQGAKRMQEMIEGLLDFARVNTHGRKFRAVDTNMVLEKVLSDLRFLIEESGAVIIKDELPVILGDNVQLGHLFQNLVSNSIKFRRNETCVINIHAERNSKLWKFRFSDNGIGFDMKDSEKIFGLFESLGNRNNQKSAGLGLALCKRIVERHGGKIWAESVLGKGTDIFFTIPVYNVKGMENQIVNSPVVSKEA
- a CDS encoding response regulator is translated as MSNNKYNILLVEDNEGDIWLAKEAFGRYRNYEITVQSNGNEAIEYLLKRVAENPELSPDLIFLDLNLPGKNGWEILEIIKNNRTLRLIPVIIMSTDDSRASVNMVYDLHANCFIVKPVDVEEYFKIIDTIDRFWFKTVRLPFYEEKN
- a CDS encoding PAS domain S-box protein, with translation MEMPYMGTLTERSNNFPEAEGFEVLLRNSPDFIMNINKRGKITYVNRKLPGFLKEEVIGQKFEAFTDTEYTEIFNEHITRVFESGRPDSIICRGSGNPNAQAWYEVRFGPVFEEDAVSSVMLIVTDVTRRREAEEALERSESRYRLLAENMSDFVWIVNYDLEITFASPSVKNLLGYESDEIINKPWLDIMADEAKVVLEKELGKLTEITAENNKFSSIMIELPFRTIENKDIWTETKISLIRNNSNLPEGILGISRDISERKIAEDKLRDLNRKLERSNSELEQFAYVASHDLREPLRMVTEFLRLLSERYKGRLGEDADSFINFASNGAVRMQAMIEDLLDFSRLTTRKTKFSNVDLNDVLKKVQADLMFYIDETDTKITKKNLPVITGDPIQLGQVFQNLITNSIKFCDKERPEIDISVRETDHFFEFCVTDNGPGFKVKDSQRMFNIFERLDKDDSVQGTGIGLAMCKKIIEHHKGTIKAESRNNTGSEFIFTLPKKEYETEDE
- a CDS encoding response regulator codes for the protein MNTAELKTVQKPSVLIVEDEWIVSLELQEHLKQMGYGIIGSVDEGIDAIEKLYHHTPDVILMDIKLKGNMDGIETSQKIRKEFNIPIIFLTANTDENTYGRAMATNPYGYIQKPFNSRELNLTIKCALDKAEFEQKMGMAYMKLVSMIGRLSAGVILVDDAGEINMINNRAAGITEWPETETIGSNVDLIYKTYGDSDCVRRRINFSSRIITERGPAIQRLYLKTINGIIKKIIQKKYFLYSKNGKFQNLIIIFDEHKISAEVQKNAWSIVHDLQELF
- a CDS encoding iron-sulfur cluster assembly scaffold protein produces the protein MSMPYSDIVLDHFRHPHNVGKIEDADAKATEGSPACGDMVKLYLKIDEETKRISNVKFESYGCASNIATGSIITDLALGKSIGDAKKINWKEADKALGGLPPVKVHCAVLAVDALHTAIENYEHQHGLIKNKIPTDEKVVSKRLSRVINPIVGVDIVKTKLVSDVKIDEGNVSVWVNLAPEHQFANNIRNEIIERIEPLWDVKNVEVIFRDEG
- a CDS encoding cysteine desulfurase; its protein translation is MEDNLIYFDNASTTKTDPAVVEAMIPYFTENYAVASSQFSHTPGIRSRDALDRSRDIIAGKLNVLPEEIIFTSGGTESNNLAVKGVVYGADENKNHIICSEIEHNSVIHSCRWLEEQGYSVTYLKVDNQGFVDMGQLKDSINERTLLVSIQHGNQESGTLQDIDKIAEICKENGVLFHSDVVLTFTNINIDLKKIPADFLSLSAHKIHGPKGIGALFVRKGTNLKKIFHGGYNEFDIRPGTENVAGAVGFAKAVELANTEDISKIRSMQKRLVSRLTSEIEGVVLNGPADLSRRLPGNVNVSFNKIEGESVVLHFDMRGIAVITGSACFSRSLEPSYVMMAMGFSHERAHGSIRFTLSKFNNIKEIDKAVDASREIVDTLRKISPMS
- a CDS encoding XTP/dITP diphosphatase, with product MELTKLLLATNNKDKIKELQAILDNSNISLVSLGDISNIDIEETGSTLEENALIKAHAAFKETGLPSIADDTGLEVDFLDGAPGVYSARFAGENATYADNNKKLIELLNGVSSEKRSARFRCVAAFVYKDVEFSVEGVCEGLILDKITGSRGFGYDPVFFVKEEGKTFAEMTKEEKNRISHRGKAFRKAAEEIRKIFLMP